In the genome of Pontibacillus halophilus JSM 076056 = DSM 19796, one region contains:
- a CDS encoding MFS transporter, translated as MSTQQQTQQTEIQNPRGLLIALCSVLMFSVMNGTMFNIAVPDIANTYDLLPSEASWVMTGYIMIYAVGALVYGKLADYYPYKTLITIGLTIFSLGSLLGFFSTSYVMVIVGRIIQAMGGSMIPALVFLAPIRYFPDQRGKVLGIISSVMAFASGVGPILGGFIAGFLSWEYLFLTSALIIVTLPFLRKNLPNEETKPVSLDYIGMVFVAGIVSSLILGISLGLMYMFGIMALFILFFIWRTKTARDPFIPPRLFRNVNYRTTIITSFLTITSLFGMMFILPLMFRDVYGLSTMSIGLVLFPGAMSAAIMGQKGGNLVDSKGAKFVLFLALGLLFSGFLVVSSATGLVVWLVSALVILAYMSFPLVQASSAELLATELESSETGVGMGVFNLLNFVSGSISGAVIGKVLDLYQPSSPINPIGVNGESAIYSNVFLGFSIVILVAFLQFKFFYKKKA; from the coding sequence ATGAGTACACAACAGCAGACACAACAGACAGAGATTCAAAATCCTAGAGGATTGCTCATCGCTTTATGTTCTGTGCTCATGTTCTCGGTCATGAACGGGACCATGTTTAACATCGCCGTTCCTGACATCGCGAATACGTATGATCTCTTGCCATCGGAAGCAAGTTGGGTCATGACAGGGTACATTATGATCTATGCCGTTGGTGCATTGGTTTATGGGAAATTGGCGGACTATTATCCGTATAAAACGCTAATTACAATTGGGTTAACCATCTTTTCTCTTGGTTCTTTACTTGGCTTCTTTTCTACAAGCTATGTCATGGTAATTGTAGGGAGAATCATTCAGGCAATGGGTGGGTCGATGATCCCGGCCTTAGTCTTTCTAGCCCCAATTCGATATTTCCCTGACCAACGAGGCAAAGTGCTTGGGATTATTTCTTCTGTAATGGCATTTGCGTCTGGCGTTGGACCTATTCTTGGTGGATTTATTGCAGGGTTCTTGTCGTGGGAATATCTATTTCTAACATCGGCACTCATTATCGTAACGCTACCCTTCTTAAGAAAGAACTTGCCTAATGAAGAAACAAAGCCAGTATCACTTGATTATATCGGGATGGTCTTTGTTGCAGGGATTGTATCTTCCTTAATTCTTGGCATATCCTTAGGGTTGATGTATATGTTCGGTATAATGGCCTTATTTATTCTATTCTTTATCTGGAGAACGAAGACAGCAAGAGATCCATTTATTCCACCGCGTTTATTCAGAAATGTGAACTACCGTACAACAATTATTACAAGCTTTCTAACCATCACAAGCTTGTTCGGAATGATGTTTATCTTGCCGCTTATGTTCCGTGATGTATATGGTCTATCTACGATGAGTATTGGCCTTGTTCTATTCCCAGGCGCTATGAGTGCTGCCATCATGGGTCAAAAAGGTGGGAACTTAGTGGATAGCAAAGGAGCTAAATTTGTCTTATTCTTAGCGCTTGGTCTACTATTCTCAGGGTTCTTAGTCGTATCATCGGCAACAGGCCTTGTCGTATGGCTTGTGAGTGCATTAGTCATCCTTGCGTATATGAGCTTCCCGCTTGTTCAAGCTTCTTCAGCGGAGCTACTTGCTACAGAGCTTGAATCTAGCGAAACTGGTGTTGGGATGGGTGTGTTCAACTTATTGAACTTTGTTTCTGGTTCCATCAGTGGTGCGGTCATCGGGAAAGTGCTTGATTTGTATCAGCCTAGCTCACCAATCAACCCGATTGGGGTAAATGGTGAATCGGCGATTTATAGTAACGTCTTTCTTGGATTTAGTATCGTAATCCTCGTTGCCTTTCTGCAATTTAAATTCTTCTACAAGAAGAAAGCCTAA
- a CDS encoding SDR family NAD(P)-dependent oxidoreductase, with protein sequence MNFQNDVVWITGGSNGIGKGVALAYAEQGAQVVLADIDEENGRQVVHSLNERGYQASFTYCDVRKVEDLHRLADTSPSPTILINNAGVSRFHSIFDITVDEWDAILETNLRSMFVLSKRIATKWRESKTKGRIINIASTRAFMSEPDSEAYAASKGGIVALTHALAASLSPYHIRVNSISPGWIQTENYDQLREVDHHQHLANRVGTPHDIAKACFYLSEESNDFVTGENIVVDGGMTRKMMYEN encoded by the coding sequence ATGAACTTTCAAAATGATGTTGTTTGGATTACAGGTGGTAGTAATGGGATAGGAAAAGGTGTGGCTTTAGCTTATGCAGAACAGGGTGCACAAGTTGTACTTGCCGATATTGATGAAGAGAACGGGCGCCAAGTCGTTCATAGTCTTAACGAGCGTGGGTATCAGGCTAGTTTTACGTACTGCGATGTTCGTAAAGTAGAGGATTTGCATCGTTTAGCAGATACTTCTCCATCGCCGACTATTTTAATTAATAACGCCGGTGTTAGTAGATTTCACTCTATTTTCGACATTACCGTCGACGAATGGGATGCCATTCTCGAAACAAATCTAAGAAGCATGTTCGTATTATCGAAACGAATCGCAACAAAGTGGAGAGAGTCAAAGACCAAAGGGAGAATCATTAACATAGCGTCTACCCGAGCTTTTATGTCTGAACCTGACTCAGAAGCCTACGCTGCATCAAAAGGCGGGATTGTTGCGCTTACCCATGCACTTGCCGCATCCCTAAGCCCTTATCATATTCGCGTAAACAGCATTAGTCCAGGTTGGATACAAACGGAGAATTACGATCAGTTGCGTGAAGTTGACCATCATCAGCATTTAGCGAATCGGGTTGGAACTCCACATGATATCGCAAAAGCTTGTTTTTATTTATCTGAGGAAAGCAATGATTTCGTAACGGGGGAAAACATTGTAGTCGATGGAGGTATGACTCGAAAAATGATGTATGAGAACTAG
- a CDS encoding HD domain-containing protein has product MREVTLVDIFKHHITRKYLFRSGVHHAVTVAEHALALAKEEQVNLDLATKAALLHDIGHYEWYVDGEWDYDEYRKNDIHAIKGAERAHKLLIRLGEDRTVAKEVSVAILLHTDSYLPFTVDEKTTPLQKVVKRADEMDELPKGLHHYKEMDFGAAIKRLHVLDLEIDAYNDVSQREMV; this is encoded by the coding sequence ATGAGAGAGGTAACATTAGTAGATATTTTTAAGCACCATATAACTCGGAAGTATTTATTTCGATCTGGGGTTCACCATGCAGTAACGGTAGCGGAACATGCTTTGGCTTTAGCGAAAGAAGAACAGGTGAATCTAGATTTGGCTACGAAAGCAGCGCTTCTTCACGATATTGGCCATTATGAATGGTACGTCGATGGGGAGTGGGATTACGATGAGTACCGCAAGAATGATATCCATGCCATTAAGGGAGCGGAACGTGCTCATAAGCTTTTAATCCGTTTAGGAGAAGACCGCACCGTTGCGAAAGAGGTGTCCGTTGCAATCCTTCTTCACACTGACTCGTATCTGCCCTTTACGGTTGATGAGAAGACGACACCACTACAGAAGGTAGTGAAACGTGCGGATGAAATGGATGAACTACCAAAGGGTTTGCATCATTATAAAGAAATGGATTTTGGTGCTGCTATAAAACGACTCCATGTTCTCGACCTTGAGATTGACGCTTATAATGACGTGAGTCAAAGAGAGATGGTATAA
- a CDS encoding dihydrolipoyl dehydrogenase family protein gives MSMHYDLLVIGTGVAGTSAAVAAADENKSVAIIDERPYGGTCPNRGCDPKKVMVGISQLYEQTKNNIGHGINGEVTLNWKDLKTFKDTFTHPVPESRENMYKEKGIHTYHSKGVLKDSHTVQAGSHTLTGDSIFIATGAKPSGLPIDGAEHLYTSDQFFELEDLPPSIVFIGGGYISMEFAHLARAAGSEVVVFERSPMILSDGFDYDVKTKLKESSEAKGIIIHTETNVTSIKQHDGMYTVEAKKDGRPITLEADLVVHGAGRTPNIENMGLDEVGISYTKQGIVVDSTYQTYEFNHIYAAGDCAYTNELPLTPVAGQEGSRAIEHLLYGTQPTTLPTHIPSIVFTYPPLASVGATEEQLKKLGTDYDVLSKDLSGFFTYKRTNESTAYSKVLTDKSTGKLLGVHLLNSYSEHLINLFTLAIEKGMTKEEVKALTFVYPSAESDVASLFS, from the coding sequence ATGTCCATGCACTATGATTTACTTGTAATTGGAACTGGAGTAGCTGGTACTTCTGCAGCTGTTGCAGCTGCAGATGAAAATAAATCTGTAGCAATTATTGATGAGAGACCCTATGGAGGGACATGTCCAAATCGCGGATGTGATCCGAAGAAGGTTATGGTTGGCATTAGCCAACTATACGAACAAACGAAGAATAATATAGGTCACGGAATAAACGGTGAAGTCACACTAAACTGGAAAGACTTAAAGACATTTAAAGACACCTTCACACACCCTGTTCCAGAATCACGTGAGAATATGTATAAAGAGAAAGGTATCCACACTTACCATAGCAAAGGGGTGTTAAAAGATTCTCATACGGTACAAGCAGGTTCTCATACCCTTACCGGTGATTCCATCTTTATCGCCACAGGCGCTAAGCCATCTGGGTTGCCTATAGATGGAGCAGAGCACTTATACACAAGCGATCAGTTCTTCGAATTAGAAGACCTCCCGCCTTCAATCGTGTTTATTGGCGGTGGTTACATCTCTATGGAATTCGCTCATCTAGCAAGAGCAGCCGGGTCTGAGGTTGTAGTATTTGAACGTAGTCCTATGATTCTATCTGATGGATTCGATTATGATGTAAAGACAAAGCTTAAAGAAAGTTCAGAGGCAAAAGGAATAATCATCCATACAGAGACCAACGTAACATCAATTAAGCAACATGATGGAATGTACACGGTAGAAGCGAAGAAAGACGGGCGCCCAATCACACTTGAAGCCGACTTAGTGGTACACGGGGCAGGGAGAACGCCAAATATTGAGAACATGGGATTAGACGAAGTTGGAATCTCTTATACAAAGCAAGGTATTGTTGTCGATTCTACTTATCAAACGTATGAATTCAATCATATTTATGCAGCAGGAGATTGCGCTTATACAAATGAGCTACCACTGACTCCAGTAGCTGGGCAAGAAGGGTCAAGAGCCATTGAGCATCTACTTTATGGCACGCAACCTACAACCTTGCCGACGCACATTCCAAGCATTGTATTTACGTACCCTCCTCTTGCATCCGTAGGCGCAACAGAAGAACAATTGAAAAAATTAGGGACAGATTACGATGTTCTTTCCAAAGACTTATCTGGCTTCTTTACGTACAAACGAACGAATGAATCCACTGCCTATTCGAAAGTTCTTACGGACAAATCGACAGGTAAACTGCTTGGTGTGCATCTCTTGAATAGCTACAGTGAACATTTAATTAATTTGTTCACGCTAGCCATTGAGAAAGGAATGACGAAAGAAGAGGTCAAAGCGCTGACATTTGTCTATCCATCTGCTGAAAGCGATGTAGCAAGTCTCTTCTCTTAA
- the glp gene encoding gephyrin-like molybdotransferase Glp has translation MVERRTPIPIEEAIERVMKYPLGGGVEAVSIEESDGRVLAKPLLATHPVPPFRKSPYDGFAFRAEDTKGALENHPVTFRIVEHVPAGHVSTYELGRGEAVRIMTGAKIPDEATCVAMFEVCQEYVQDEEEYVSIKREMKAGQNVMEAGSETEDGQVLVGAGKVINPGVKALLATFGYSVVHVYKKPRIGVFATGTELIDVDAPLVDGKIRNSNASMVVSQIKRAGGVPIYFGSLRDELHQSYESMKVALEEVDVLITTGGVSVGDFDLLPAIYEKLGAKVLFNKVAMRPGSVTTVASVDGKLLFGLSGNPSACYAGFELFVRPIIRGGLGTSAIHPPKTLATLKGDFGKANPFTRFVRGKLVLQEGRVFAQPVGIDKSGVVTSLAETTILIKLHGGTRGHQEGDVVDVLLLETDEGDPHTWTAH, from the coding sequence ATGGTGGAGAGAAGAACTCCAATTCCAATCGAAGAAGCAATTGAAAGAGTGATGAAGTATCCGTTAGGAGGGGGTGTAGAAGCTGTATCAATTGAGGAGAGTGATGGGAGGGTGCTCGCTAAGCCGTTGCTAGCTACTCATCCTGTTCCTCCATTTCGGAAGTCTCCATACGACGGATTTGCGTTTCGTGCAGAAGACACGAAAGGGGCTTTAGAGAATCATCCTGTAACCTTTCGAATTGTTGAACACGTACCTGCGGGACACGTAAGTACGTATGAATTGGGGCGAGGAGAAGCGGTCCGCATTATGACGGGGGCGAAAATCCCTGATGAAGCCACATGTGTAGCTATGTTTGAGGTGTGTCAGGAGTACGTTCAAGACGAAGAAGAATATGTAAGCATTAAAAGAGAAATGAAAGCAGGTCAGAACGTCATGGAAGCAGGTTCTGAAACAGAAGATGGTCAGGTGTTAGTGGGTGCTGGTAAAGTGATTAATCCTGGAGTGAAAGCTCTATTGGCGACGTTCGGCTACAGCGTTGTTCACGTATATAAAAAGCCTCGGATTGGGGTGTTTGCGACAGGAACAGAGCTCATTGATGTAGACGCGCCGCTTGTAGATGGGAAGATTAGAAATTCAAATGCCTCTATGGTTGTATCTCAAATCAAGCGTGCTGGGGGAGTACCAATCTATTTCGGTTCCTTACGAGATGAGCTACACCAAAGTTATGAATCAATGAAAGTAGCTCTAGAGGAAGTGGATGTGCTCATTACGACTGGGGGTGTATCCGTTGGAGATTTCGATTTGCTTCCAGCTATTTATGAGAAACTTGGGGCTAAGGTTCTCTTCAATAAGGTTGCCATGAGACCTGGCAGTGTTACAACTGTTGCCAGTGTGGATGGGAAGCTACTCTTTGGTTTATCCGGAAACCCTTCCGCTTGTTATGCAGGGTTTGAATTATTTGTACGCCCAATAATAAGGGGAGGACTTGGAACTTCGGCTATTCATCCACCGAAAACGTTAGCCACACTCAAGGGAGACTTTGGAAAGGCGAATCCGTTTACAAGGTTTGTAAGAGGGAAATTAGTACTACAAGAAGGTAGGGTCTTTGCACAACCCGTAGGGATAGACAAATCTGGGGTAGTGACCTCTTTGGCTGAGACAACGATATTAATTAAGCTTCACGGGGGTACAAGAGGCCATCAAGAAGGCGATGTTGTCGATGTGCTTCTCTTGGAGACAGATGAAGGTGACCCACATACATGGACAGCACATTGA
- the moaA gene encoding GTP 3',8-cyclase MoaA — protein MGGTPIVDKLNRPLKDLRISVIDQCNFRCSYCMPKELFGADHVFLPESELLSFDEITRVARSFASLGVEKIRITGGEPLLRKNLPELIQRLTYIEGIRDIALTTNGIFLPKQAEALKEAGLNRINLSLDAIEDRVFREVNGRGVKISPVLKGIEAARNSGLTVKVNMVVKKGMNEDQLLPMARYFKGGGVVLRFIEFMDVGNSNGWDLDHVLTKKQILNSIHNEMPLVPAEPNYYGEVADRYYYEDGEGEIGIISSVTDSFCSTCTRARISADGMLYHCLFASDGYSIKNLLRKDALSDEALTGVIRKKWSHRNDRYSDERKDGVPAKKKIEMSYIGG, from the coding sequence ATGGGAGGTACACCTATTGTAGACAAGCTCAATCGCCCTCTGAAAGATTTACGGATCTCTGTTATTGACCAATGTAATTTTAGGTGCAGCTATTGTATGCCGAAAGAACTATTTGGAGCGGACCACGTCTTTCTACCAGAAAGCGAACTGCTTTCATTTGATGAGATCACACGGGTTGCTCGCTCTTTCGCATCGCTAGGTGTTGAGAAGATCCGTATTACTGGTGGAGAGCCACTGCTTCGCAAAAACTTACCAGAGCTTATCCAACGTCTTACATATATTGAAGGGATAAGGGACATCGCTTTAACGACAAACGGAATCTTCCTTCCGAAACAAGCTGAAGCATTAAAGGAAGCAGGGCTCAACCGAATTAACCTGAGTCTTGATGCCATAGAGGACCGTGTATTTCGTGAAGTGAACGGACGAGGGGTGAAGATAAGTCCAGTACTGAAAGGGATTGAAGCAGCAAGAAACTCTGGATTAACCGTCAAGGTAAATATGGTCGTGAAAAAGGGGATGAATGAAGACCAACTTCTCCCAATGGCGCGTTATTTTAAAGGGGGCGGGGTTGTATTAAGATTCATTGAGTTCATGGACGTAGGCAATTCAAACGGATGGGATTTAGATCACGTGCTCACAAAGAAACAAATCCTAAATTCGATTCATAATGAAATGCCTCTTGTCCCTGCTGAGCCAAACTATTATGGAGAAGTAGCAGATCGGTACTATTACGAAGATGGCGAAGGGGAAATTGGAATAATTTCATCCGTTACCGACTCGTTCTGTTCCACCTGTACCCGTGCACGCATATCAGCTGATGGAATGCTCTATCATTGTTTGTTCGCAAGTGACGGATATAGCATAAAGAACTTATTAAGGAAAGACGCTCTATCAGACGAGGCGCTTACAGGTGTGATTCGTAAGAAATGGTCACACCGAAACGACCGCTACTCAGACGAAAGAAAAGACGGCGTACCAGCAAAGAAAAAGATTGAAATGTCTTATATAGGAGGCTAA
- a CDS encoding YwpF family protein → MKTFKLIRLKVIEEGQETIEEQEIDLIDGLIINREDEQNRWLLEAYVNKTYESLFTSYKDTDAKLVLQTKITKQSNNPAMFMATVIDVNEIGEDMNVLFMGTMVDYKKEQVEQMLKKLIDEGYQGEELFEMFRIRTSEQPT, encoded by the coding sequence ATGAAGACATTTAAGCTTATTCGATTAAAGGTTATTGAAGAAGGTCAAGAGACGATTGAAGAACAAGAAATAGATCTCATCGATGGTCTTATTATTAATCGAGAAGATGAGCAAAATCGATGGCTGTTAGAAGCTTATGTGAATAAAACGTATGAATCGTTGTTTACAAGCTATAAAGATACGGATGCGAAACTCGTCTTGCAAACAAAGATTACGAAACAAAGCAATAACCCAGCCATGTTTATGGCGACGGTTATTGATGTGAACGAGATTGGGGAAGACATGAATGTCCTCTTCATGGGGACAATGGTAGATTACAAAAAGGAACAAGTCGAACAAATGCTAAAGAAACTAATTGATGAAGGCTATCAAGGAGAAGAGCTGTTTGAGATGTTTCGGATACGTACATCTGAACAGCCCACATAG
- a CDS encoding arylamine N-acetyltransferase family protein, which translates to MNVNEYLQRIGLSEQPELSRKGLQELMEAHLLHVPFENLDVVQGQPITLDVARFFDKVVERRRGGFCYELNGLFNWLLQQLGFDVTFIAATVKNKDGTYTFPNSHAANLVVLDQPYLVDVGFGDSFIRPLPLTGNAQLDPSGTYRVSEEEGKYFLERKESAWRVQYEFEALERFFPFFDEALQFNVTSSQSIFTQGVIATIRLKNGRITITDHSYTVYKRGSKTKYTISHSQQLVDLIHKHMSIPLSELEWLKTPSPH; encoded by the coding sequence ATGAATGTTAACGAATATTTGCAGCGAATTGGATTGTCTGAACAGCCTGAACTATCACGTAAAGGACTTCAGGAATTGATGGAGGCACATCTTCTCCATGTTCCATTTGAGAATTTAGATGTAGTTCAAGGACAGCCGATCACATTAGATGTGGCTAGATTCTTCGATAAGGTTGTTGAACGAAGACGGGGCGGATTCTGCTACGAGCTAAATGGGTTATTTAACTGGCTGTTACAACAGCTAGGTTTCGATGTTACCTTCATCGCAGCAACCGTAAAGAATAAAGATGGAACCTATACCTTTCCAAATAGTCATGCGGCGAATCTTGTTGTTCTTGACCAACCTTATCTAGTCGACGTTGGATTTGGGGACTCTTTCATCCGCCCACTACCCCTTACCGGGAATGCTCAGTTAGACCCGAGTGGGACGTACCGCGTATCAGAAGAAGAAGGTAAATACTTCTTAGAACGTAAAGAGTCAGCCTGGCGAGTGCAGTATGAATTTGAGGCTTTAGAACGCTTTTTTCCTTTTTTCGATGAGGCGTTACAATTTAATGTAACATCAAGTCAGTCTATCTTCACTCAGGGCGTCATCGCGACCATCCGCCTAAAGAACGGGAGAATCACCATTACAGATCATTCGTATACCGTCTATAAGCGAGGGTCGAAGACGAAATATACCATTTCTCATTCGCAGCAATTAGTTGACTTAATCCATAAGCATATGTCTATCCCTTTATCAGAGCTGGAATGGCTGAAGACCCCTTCTCCACATTAA
- a CDS encoding TrkH family potassium uptake protein translates to MWIRHRSYRWLNALSPVQLIVIFYASAVLLATILIGLPLSHQSGVTLSFIDVVFTAVSAVSVTGLTVVPTADTFSTFGVFVIAFVLQFGGIGIMAIGTFIWIVLGKKIGLRERRLIMTDQNQTTFQGMVKLIKQILALILTIELIGFLVLGTYFLQYYDSWQQAYFQGFFASISATTNGGFDITGQSLIPFKDDYFVQFIHMVLIMFGAIGFPVLIEVREYLFAKTEERRFMRFSLFTKVTTLTFFLLVIFGTVVIALLEFQYFFADKKWHEILFYSLFQSITTRSGGLSTMDVSQFTEQTELVMSALMFIGASPSSVGGGIRTTSFALVIIFVLTFARGQQRIHIFGREVHNDDLNKAVVVTIMAVITVSTSVILLTITESFPLTEIIFEVTSAFGTVGLSLGITPDLSTIGKVTIIILMFIGRIGILSFLFTFKKEKKGNYHYPTERIIIG, encoded by the coding sequence ATGTGGATTCGACATCGAAGCTACCGGTGGCTAAACGCGCTCTCACCGGTTCAACTCATCGTCATTTTTTACGCAAGTGCTGTTCTATTGGCAACGATTCTTATAGGATTGCCGTTATCCCATCAAAGTGGAGTAACACTTTCCTTTATCGATGTCGTCTTTACAGCAGTGAGTGCTGTAAGTGTAACGGGATTAACCGTCGTACCTACCGCAGATACGTTTAGTACGTTCGGAGTATTTGTCATTGCCTTTGTACTTCAATTTGGAGGCATTGGTATTATGGCGATTGGTACATTTATTTGGATTGTATTAGGGAAGAAGATTGGCTTGAGAGAACGACGTCTAATTATGACTGACCAGAATCAGACAACTTTCCAAGGCATGGTGAAGCTGATTAAGCAGATTCTAGCACTTATTCTTACGATTGAATTAATTGGTTTTCTTGTCTTAGGGACGTATTTCCTTCAATATTATGATTCTTGGCAACAAGCGTACTTCCAAGGTTTCTTCGCCTCAATTAGTGCGACAACAAATGGTGGATTTGATATTACGGGGCAGTCACTAATCCCCTTTAAAGATGATTACTTTGTTCAATTCATTCATATGGTCCTCATCATGTTCGGGGCAATAGGGTTTCCGGTACTCATTGAAGTGCGCGAATATCTGTTTGCGAAGACAGAAGAACGTCGTTTTATGCGATTTTCCTTATTTACAAAGGTTACAACATTAACGTTCTTCCTGCTTGTCATATTTGGCACGGTCGTTATTGCCTTGTTAGAATTTCAATATTTCTTCGCTGATAAGAAATGGCATGAAATTCTGTTTTATTCCTTGTTCCAATCCATTACCACAAGGAGTGGTGGGTTATCCACGATGGATGTAAGTCAATTCACTGAGCAAACCGAACTTGTCATGTCTGCCCTCATGTTTATCGGTGCATCACCGAGTAGTGTCGGGGGCGGTATCCGGACCACGTCGTTTGCCCTCGTTATTATCTTTGTACTTACGTTTGCCAGAGGCCAGCAACGCATTCATATCTTTGGTCGTGAAGTACATAATGACGATCTAAATAAGGCTGTCGTTGTCACAATCATGGCGGTCATTACCGTGTCGACTTCTGTGATCTTACTCACCATTACAGAGTCTTTCCCGCTGACAGAGATTATCTTTGAAGTGACTTCTGCCTTCGGAACGGTGGGCTTGTCTCTAGGTATTACACCAGACCTGTCGACAATTGGGAAAGTCACCATAATCATTCTCATGTTCATCGGTAGGATTGGAATCCTGTCTTTCTTGTTTACCTTTAAGAAAGAGAAGAAAGGGAACTATCATTACCCGACGGAACGAATTATTATTGGATAA
- a CDS encoding B12-binding domain-containing radical SAM protein, with translation MKATVTTLNAKYIHKSLALRYLKSAALPDHHVTMKEFTIHDEPMTIAGELYKEEPEVIGFSCYIWNIEETIPILSILRKVLPNTLIVLGGPEVTYDADLWMERLPDVDVIVRGEGEDVFKTLLSTVEKGTPLQDVKGITYRQGEHIRSTVPAPKVKLQSLSSPYRFEEDKDELCKRIAYIETSRGCPYTCQFCLSSIEVGVRYFDIDYMKEEITYLMSEGARTFKFLDRTFNINRSYALEMFQFLIKNHLPGTVFQFEVTGDIMRPEVIDFINTHAPPGLFRFEIGVQSTNEETNELIQRRQNFIKLKRTIDNVRDGGKVVQHVDLIAGLPQEDYASFRETFNEVFGLRPDELQLGFLKMLRGTGLRRDAAQFSYQYMDHAPYEMLSNHVLSFQDVLAIKQVEDILEKYWNKHFMDRTIGYLVDEVFKSPFDFFQQFGLYWHDQGFDRIGHQLNDLYKRLSSFLSTVPGLDIRIVEGLMHLDYYSHFKQKPRQSLHQRKPDEDSYYEFVWNTLPRTQTSKRQFFKHACIHPIAFRVDTFEESGQIIEEPSLLVAWYGPEDEQVTFHHCPPPIA, from the coding sequence ATGAAGGCTACTGTTACAACCTTAAATGCAAAGTACATTCATAAGAGCTTAGCGCTGCGGTATTTAAAATCCGCCGCTCTCCCTGACCACCATGTAACAATGAAAGAGTTCACCATCCATGATGAACCAATGACCATTGCAGGGGAATTATACAAAGAGGAGCCTGAGGTCATTGGATTTAGCTGCTATATATGGAATATCGAAGAGACCATTCCTATCCTCTCGATTCTCCGCAAAGTGCTCCCGAACACCTTAATCGTCTTAGGAGGTCCTGAAGTGACGTATGATGCGGACCTATGGATGGAACGCCTTCCGGATGTAGACGTTATTGTTCGCGGAGAAGGGGAGGACGTGTTTAAAACATTGTTATCAACTGTTGAGAAGGGTACTCCCCTACAAGATGTGAAAGGAATTACCTATCGGCAAGGTGAACACATTCGCTCAACTGTCCCCGCTCCTAAAGTAAAGCTCCAATCCCTTTCTTCTCCTTATCGTTTTGAGGAAGACAAGGATGAGCTTTGCAAACGGATTGCCTACATTGAAACAAGCAGAGGTTGCCCTTACACCTGTCAGTTCTGCCTTTCTTCTATTGAGGTTGGCGTTCGGTACTTTGATATTGATTACATGAAAGAAGAGATAACCTATTTGATGAGTGAAGGGGCAAGAACGTTCAAATTCTTAGATCGCACCTTTAATATTAACCGTTCCTACGCATTAGAAATGTTTCAATTTCTTATTAAGAATCACCTGCCAGGTACGGTATTTCAGTTTGAGGTAACCGGGGATATTATGAGACCTGAAGTTATTGACTTCATCAATACACACGCTCCACCTGGATTATTCCGCTTTGAGATTGGCGTACAATCAACGAATGAAGAAACGAACGAATTAATACAAAGAAGGCAGAATTTCATCAAGCTGAAACGAACCATTGACAACGTGCGAGATGGAGGGAAAGTTGTCCAACACGTAGACCTTATTGCGGGGTTGCCTCAAGAAGACTACGCTTCCTTTCGTGAAACGTTTAATGAAGTATTTGGGTTACGTCCAGACGAATTGCAATTAGGATTTCTGAAGATGCTTCGGGGAACTGGTTTAAGAAGAGATGCAGCACAGTTTAGCTATCAATATATGGACCATGCGCCCTATGAAATGCTTTCTAACCATGTACTTTCCTTTCAGGATGTACTAGCCATTAAGCAAGTTGAAGATATCTTGGAGAAATATTGGAATAAGCACTTTATGGACCGGACAATTGGCTATCTAGTAGACGAAGTCTTCAAGAGTCCTTTCGACTTCTTCCAACAATTTGGTTTGTACTGGCATGACCAAGGCTTTGATCGGATTGGACACCAGTTAAATGATTTGTACAAGCGACTATCTTCATTCTTGTCCACCGTACCTGGTCTTGACATTCGCATAGTAGAAGGCTTAATGCATCTTGATTACTACAGCCACTTTAAACAAAAGCCAAGACAATCGTTGCATCAAAGAAAGCCGGACGAAGACAGTTATTATGAGTTTGTATGGAACACACTCCCCCGTACACAAACCAGTAAGCGACAGTTCTTCAAGCATGCATGCATTCATCCTATCGCCTTTCGTGTTGATACATTTGAAGAGAGCGGCCAGATCATAGAAGAGCCGTCCCTGTTAGTGGCATGGTACGGACCAGAAGACGAACAAGTAACGTTCCATCATTGCCCACCCCCTATCGCCTAA